The Deltaproteobacteria bacterium genome contains a region encoding:
- a CDS encoding XRE family transcriptional regulator, with amino-acid sequence MSTAAKRRNVSVLEPVRILGRGLRAQRGVHLTIRAVREAVGKTQIDVAADSAMDQSDVSRLEGREDFEDCLVSTLRRYVGALGGQLELVASFDDKKIILTGSQPGAAGGPANKALPRRSRRPTRR; translated from the coding sequence ATGAGCACCGCAGCCAAACGCCGAAATGTTTCCGTCTTGGAGCCTGTTCGAATCCTGGGACGCGGTCTTCGGGCTCAGAGAGGAGTACACCTCACGATCCGCGCGGTCCGTGAGGCAGTCGGAAAGACGCAGATCGACGTTGCCGCCGACTCGGCAATGGACCAGTCGGACGTCTCTCGGCTCGAGGGTCGAGAGGACTTCGAGGATTGTCTCGTGTCCACGCTCCGCCGGTACGTTGGCGCCCTCGGTGGGCAGCTTGAGCTGGTGGCGTCCTTTGATGACAAGAAAATCATCCTGACGGGAAGCCAGCCGGGAGCGGCGGGCGGGCCGGCCAACAAGGCGTTGCCGCGCAGGAGCCGGCGACCGACCCGCCGCTGA
- the xylA gene encoding xylose isomerase, producing the protein MTEPFFPRIDAIRFEGTQSVNPLAFRYYDRDRVVLGKRMEDHLRFAVCYWHTFCWAGADMFGADVFDRPWFGAGEPMILAERKTEVAFEFFAKLGAPFFTFHDRDAAPEGATLRESNANLDRMVERIEVAMQRTGVKLLWGTANLFSHPRYAAGAATNPDPDVFAYAAAQVKQALDVTHRLGGANYVLWGGREGYDTLLNTDLRRESEQLGRFMQLVVEHKHRIGFTGTILIEPKPMEPTKHQYDHDAAAVHAFLRKFGLEREIKLNIEVNHATLAGHSFQHELAYAAANDLLGSVDINRGDPQLGWDTDQFPNSADDITLALYTILQAGGLTTGGFNFDAKLRRQSLDPEDLFHAHIGGIDTVARSLLRVARLIEDGNLADFVKERYARWDDALGRDILAGKKSLADLSKHVIENRVEPQPRSGRQEMLENLVNRVAEE; encoded by the coding sequence ATGACGGAACCATTTTTCCCGCGCATCGACGCCATCCGCTTTGAAGGCACGCAGAGCGTGAACCCGCTCGCCTTCCGCTACTACGATCGCGACCGCGTGGTGTTGGGCAAGCGGATGGAGGACCATCTCCGTTTCGCGGTGTGCTACTGGCACACGTTCTGTTGGGCGGGTGCCGATATGTTTGGCGCCGACGTTTTCGACCGCCCATGGTTCGGCGCGGGCGAGCCGATGATACTGGCGGAGCGCAAGACCGAGGTCGCCTTCGAATTCTTCGCCAAGCTCGGTGCGCCGTTCTTCACGTTTCACGACCGCGATGCCGCCCCGGAAGGCGCGACGTTACGCGAGAGCAATGCCAATCTCGATCGGATGGTCGAGCGCATCGAGGTCGCGATGCAACGCACCGGCGTCAAGTTGCTGTGGGGCACGGCCAACTTGTTCAGTCATCCGCGCTACGCCGCCGGTGCCGCCACCAACCCGGACCCTGATGTCTTTGCCTACGCGGCCGCGCAGGTGAAGCAAGCGCTCGACGTCACGCATCGACTCGGCGGCGCGAATTACGTGCTGTGGGGCGGGCGCGAGGGCTACGACACGCTGCTCAATACCGACCTGCGCCGCGAAAGCGAGCAGCTCGGCCGCTTCATGCAACTGGTCGTCGAGCACAAGCATCGGATTGGTTTCACCGGGACGATTCTCATCGAGCCCAAACCGATGGAGCCGACGAAGCACCAGTACGACCACGACGCCGCGGCCGTGCACGCCTTCTTGCGCAAGTTCGGACTCGAGCGCGAGATCAAGCTCAACATCGAGGTCAATCACGCGACGTTGGCTGGTCATAGCTTTCAACACGAGCTGGCCTATGCGGCCGCCAACGACCTGCTCGGCAGCGTCGATATCAACCGCGGCGATCCGCAGCTCGGCTGGGATACCGATCAGTTTCCCAACAGCGCCGACGACATCACGCTCGCTCTGTACACGATCCTCCAGGCCGGCGGTTTGACGACCGGTGGGTTCAACTTCGACGCCAAACTGCGGCGACAGAGTCTCGATCCCGAGGATCTCTTCCACGCCCACATCGGCGGCATCGACACGGTAGCCCGCAGTCTCCTGCGCGTCGCGCGGCTGATCGAGGACGGTAACCTCGCCGACTTCGTCAAGGAGCGTTACGCGCGCTGGGACGATGCGCTCGGGCGAGACATCCTAGCCGGCAAGAAGAGTCTCGCCGATCTATCCAAGCATGTGATCGAAAACCGCGTCGAGCCCCAGCCCCGATCGGGACGACAGGAGATGCTAGAGAATTTGGTGAACCGGGTAGCGGAGGAGTGA
- a CDS encoding LLM class flavin-dependent oxidoreductase produces MEYGLQVGNVEFPQLHDIAQTAEGLGFHAIMMPDHIVAEGPERQFDPHHLSYDPMVMVAVMAAATKKIQVGHLVLCNLFRHPVITAQSLNSLDRLSGGRLFAGLGTGWTEREFKMTGIQFPDITTRLRMLDEALTVIRSLWTKEETTFAGEFYHLKDAILFPKPVQKPHPPILLGGGGKGLLRLAAKHADIINIISDAGKPGYIKMENVQKLTNDAFRAKVQFVRNEAKQHGRDGAKIRISNVLFTAIVTDSAAATKSMAEGMAPMFGTTPEGLLQSPMALLGTPEECIKELKRRQREWDVSQVIFSGALGELGLKRVAEEVMPHV; encoded by the coding sequence ATGGAATACGGACTGCAAGTCGGCAACGTTGAATTCCCACAGCTCCACGACATCGCTCAAACCGCCGAAGGGCTTGGCTTTCATGCGATCATGATGCCCGACCACATTGTCGCCGAAGGTCCCGAGCGGCAGTTCGATCCCCATCATCTCTCTTATGATCCGATGGTGATGGTGGCGGTGATGGCCGCCGCGACGAAGAAAATTCAGGTCGGCCATCTCGTGTTGTGCAATCTCTTCCGCCATCCCGTGATCACCGCGCAGAGTCTGAACTCGCTCGATCGCCTCAGCGGCGGTCGCCTGTTCGCCGGCCTCGGCACCGGGTGGACCGAGCGCGAGTTTAAGATGACCGGCATCCAGTTCCCGGACATCACCACCCGTTTGCGCATGCTCGATGAAGCGCTGACCGTCATCCGATCGCTGTGGACCAAGGAAGAGACGACGTTCGCGGGCGAGTTCTACCACTTGAAGGATGCGATTCTCTTCCCCAAACCGGTGCAGAAGCCACATCCGCCGATTCTCCTGGGCGGCGGCGGCAAAGGCTTGCTGCGCCTGGCCGCCAAGCATGCCGACATCATCAACATCATTTCCGACGCCGGGAAACCCGGGTACATCAAGATGGAGAATGTGCAGAAGCTCACGAACGATGCGTTCCGCGCAAAGGTGCAGTTCGTCCGCAACGAGGCGAAGCAGCACGGCCGCGACGGCGCCAAGATCCGCATCAGCAACGTTCTCTTCACCGCCATCGTCACCGACTCGGCCGCCGCGACCAAATCGATGGCCGAAGGCATGGCGCCGATGTTCGGCACAACCCCCGAAGGGCTGCTGCAATCGCCGATGGCGCTGCTCGGCACACCCGAGGAGTGCATCAAGGAGCTCAAGCGTCGGCAGCGTGAATGGGACGTCTCGCAAGTGATCTTTTCGGGTGCCCTCGGCGAGTTGGGGCTGAAGCGCGTGGCGGAAGAAGTAATGCCGCACGTGTGA
- a CDS encoding aldo/keto reductase translates to MEAMPFGHTGHGSTRVIFGAAALGGMKQEKADQILAILLEYGINHIDTAASYGESELRVGRWMEQHRDRFFLATKTGDRTYAGARDSLRRSLERLRVQRVDMIQLHNLVDESEWTTAMGPGGALEALIEAREQGLVRFIGVTGHGTRVAAMHRRSLERFAFDSVLLPYHFTMMNEAEYAADFEALMSICRERGVAVQTIKSVARRRWQDDTARRFSWYEPLRDPDAIRRGVHFVLSRPGLFLNTSSDATILRHILDAAVEKSETPARAALEADVARYAMEPLFVRGVSDSI, encoded by the coding sequence ATGGAAGCGATGCCGTTCGGACACACCGGCCATGGCAGCACGCGCGTGATCTTCGGTGCGGCCGCGCTTGGCGGCATGAAACAAGAGAAGGCCGATCAGATTCTTGCGATCCTGCTTGAGTACGGCATCAACCACATCGACACCGCCGCGTCGTACGGCGAGTCGGAGCTCCGCGTCGGGCGGTGGATGGAGCAGCATCGCGACCGCTTCTTTCTCGCCACTAAGACGGGCGACCGCACGTACGCAGGTGCGCGCGACAGTCTACGCCGCTCGCTCGAACGTCTGCGCGTCCAGCGCGTCGACATGATCCAGCTTCACAACTTGGTCGACGAGTCCGAGTGGACGACGGCGATGGGCCCCGGCGGCGCGCTCGAAGCGCTGATCGAAGCGCGCGAGCAGGGGCTGGTGCGTTTCATCGGCGTCACCGGCCACGGCACGCGCGTCGCCGCCATGCATCGGCGCAGCCTCGAACGGTTCGCCTTCGACTCGGTGCTGCTGCCGTACCACTTCACCATGATGAACGAAGCGGAATACGCGGCGGACTTCGAAGCATTGATGTCGATCTGCCGCGAGCGCGGCGTCGCCGTCCAAACGATCAAGTCGGTGGCGCGGCGGCGCTGGCAAGACGACACTGCCCGCCGATTCAGTTGGTATGAGCCGCTCAGAGACCCCGACGCCATCCGCCGCGGGGTGCACTTTGTGCTCAGTCGCCCCGGGCTATTCCTCAACACATCGAGCGACGCCACCATCTTGCGCCACATCTTGGACGCGGCCGTGGAAAAGAGCGAGACACCAGCCCGCGCCGCGCTCGAAGCCGACGTCGCCCGCTATGCGATGGAGCCGCTCTTCGTCCGTGGCGTATCGGATTCGATTTAG
- a CDS encoding acyl-CoA/acyl-ACP dehydrogenase, with translation MQALLNAEQQALVTLARRLAARCAERAARHDRDASFPFDDFADLHREGYLALTIPTALGGRGISIHDFCLVQEQLACGSGATALGANMHLYNLGGGLRLFREPFRQRVVDSVVREGAVIASSISEPSASLGSPLVTARKVAGGYRVSGRKYFCTLAPILRYFLFNARLEGFSQPGLSGTVTLAAERGIAGMEIIETWDAMGMRATGSHDIQFTDAFIADECLIGDEGAGVEGGLQSLPWYALGIASVYIGIAGAAFDFVVDYVKQRTLHPLPATIASLPGIQFTVAEMHIKLEAARAFIFKTAYELAHGADFGDQLLPKVTAPQYFATTTALDVVTMAMQAMGGPSIFRRYPIERLYRDVRAGTLHPYTHSWLLEMIGKLALGIPLDVQPRWV, from the coding sequence ATGCAAGCATTGCTGAACGCGGAGCAGCAGGCGTTGGTCACGTTGGCGCGGCGGCTGGCGGCGCGGTGCGCCGAACGCGCGGCGCGGCACGACCGCGACGCATCGTTTCCGTTCGACGACTTCGCCGATCTCCACCGCGAAGGTTATCTCGCGCTGACGATTCCAACCGCGCTCGGCGGGCGGGGCATTTCGATCCACGATTTCTGTCTGGTGCAGGAGCAGCTCGCCTGCGGCAGCGGCGCAACTGCCCTTGGGGCGAACATGCATCTCTACAACCTCGGTGGCGGGTTGCGGTTGTTTCGCGAGCCCTTTCGGCAACGCGTCGTCGACAGCGTCGTGCGGGAAGGCGCGGTGATCGCCAGCAGCATTTCGGAGCCGAGTGCCAGCTTGGGATCGCCGCTAGTGACCGCGCGCAAAGTCGCTGGGGGCTACCGTGTCAGCGGCCGAAAGTATTTCTGCACCCTCGCGCCGATTCTGCGCTACTTCCTATTCAATGCACGGCTCGAAGGATTTTCGCAGCCAGGATTGTCCGGCACGGTGACGCTTGCCGCCGAGCGCGGCATCGCGGGCATGGAGATCATCGAAACCTGGGACGCGATGGGGATGCGTGCCACCGGTAGTCACGACATCCAGTTCACCGATGCATTCATTGCCGACGAGTGTCTGATCGGTGACGAAGGCGCCGGCGTCGAAGGCGGGTTGCAGAGCCTGCCCTGGTACGCGTTGGGGATCGCGTCGGTCTACATCGGCATCGCTGGAGCGGCGTTCGACTTCGTCGTCGACTACGTGAAGCAGCGCACACTGCATCCGTTACCGGCAACCATCGCCAGCCTGCCGGGCATTCAATTCACCGTGGCGGAGATGCACATCAAGCTCGAAGCCGCGCGCGCGTTCATTTTCAAGACCGCGTACGAACTCGCGCATGGCGCCGATTTCGGCGATCAACTGCTGCCGAAGGTGACCGCGCCGCAGTACTTCGCCACCACCACCGCGCTCGACGTGGTCACGATGGCGATGCAAGCGATGGGCGGGCCGAGCATCTTTCGTCGCTATCCGATCGAGCGGCTCTATCGCGACGTGCGCGCCGGTACCTTGCATCCGTACACCCACTCCTGGCTGCTCGAAATGATCGGCAAACTGGCGCTCGGCATCCCGCTCGATGTGCAGCCACGTTGGGTGTGA
- a CDS encoding alpha/beta hydrolase: MPRAELTGLFDMMRSMPPAQSIVEMRATMEVSADFINANPPSVAGVEAGVEIGGAVRADIIVPPGTPPFPVVIYLHGGGWSIGSPATHRKLARQLCAGAGVVVVNVDYRLAPEHPFPTPLDDCVAAARWTRANVKTFGGDPALLAIGGDSAGGNLSAAVINDLRDDIQFRAALLIYGAFDLLASRRDYDKWAPEEDPVLPKRSMDMMLAAYLTGGASTDDARVSPIHADLRHFPPACLLCGTWDPLLGDSRALHAKLKGLGRESVLHEYEAMPHAFVQLPCTEADAALATGCEFLRMKLR, from the coding sequence ATGCCACGCGCCGAACTCACCGGGTTGTTCGACATGATGCGGTCGATGCCGCCGGCGCAATCGATCGTCGAGATGCGCGCCACGATGGAGGTGTCGGCTGACTTCATCAACGCGAACCCGCCTTCCGTCGCGGGAGTCGAAGCGGGCGTCGAGATCGGTGGCGCCGTACGCGCCGACATCATCGTGCCACCGGGTACGCCACCGTTCCCCGTGGTGATCTACTTGCACGGCGGCGGCTGGTCGATCGGCAGCCCGGCGACGCACCGCAAGCTGGCGCGGCAGTTGTGCGCAGGCGCCGGCGTCGTGGTGGTCAACGTCGACTACCGCCTCGCGCCGGAGCATCCGTTCCCGACGCCGCTCGACGACTGCGTCGCTGCGGCGCGGTGGACGCGAGCAAACGTCAAGACCTTCGGCGGCGATCCCGCTCTCCTCGCCATCGGCGGCGATTCAGCGGGTGGCAATCTGTCCGCCGCGGTCATCAACGATCTCCGCGACGACATCCAATTTCGCGCGGCATTATTGATCTATGGCGCGTTCGATCTGTTGGCGTCGCGGCGCGACTACGACAAGTGGGCACCGGAGGAAGACCCGGTCCTTCCCAAGCGCTCGATGGACATGATGCTCGCCGCGTATCTCACCGGTGGCGCGTCGACCGACGATGCGCGCGTCAGCCCGATCCACGCCGACCTGCGTCACTTTCCTCCCGCGTGTCTGTTGTGCGGCACGTGGGACCCGTTGCTCGGCGATTCGCGCGCATTGCACGCCAAGTTGAAAGGACTCGGCCGCGAGTCAGTGCTGCACGAGTACGAGGCCATGCCGCACGCATTCGTGCAGTTGCCGTGCACGGAAGCCGACGCCGCGCTCGCAACCGGATGTGAGTTCTTGCGTATGAAACTCCGCTGA
- a CDS encoding alpha/beta fold hydrolase, with protein sequence MPYVDRNGVRIYYEDRGAGPAILLTHGYTATLRMWDRQVDAFADRYRMICWDMRGHGESDSPDDAGAYSHAATVADMTAILDTCGVAEAIVGGLSLGGFMSLAFHLAHRDRVRALMLFDTGPGYKKDDGRAQWNRLAESYAARFEAQGLAALGNSSEVRVAKHHSAQGLAHAARGMLAQRDAAVIEALPHIAVPTLLLAGANDKPFLAGMDYMAAKIPTATKVLIDDAGHAPNIEQPAAFNEAVASFLARAVLSSALP encoded by the coding sequence ATGCCCTACGTCGACCGCAACGGCGTCCGCATCTACTACGAGGACCGCGGCGCGGGTCCAGCGATCCTACTGACTCACGGCTACACGGCGACGCTGCGGATGTGGGATCGGCAAGTCGACGCGTTCGCCGATCGCTACCGAATGATTTGTTGGGACATGCGCGGCCACGGCGAGTCCGACAGCCCGGACGACGCCGGTGCCTATTCGCACGCCGCGACCGTAGCCGACATGACCGCGATCCTCGACACCTGCGGTGTCGCCGAAGCCATCGTCGGTGGGCTGTCGCTCGGCGGCTTCATGTCGTTGGCGTTCCATCTGGCCCATCGCGATCGCGTTCGGGCGCTGATGCTGTTCGACACCGGACCCGGGTACAAGAAGGACGACGGGCGGGCGCAGTGGAATCGTCTGGCCGAAAGTTACGCCGCGCGCTTTGAAGCGCAGGGGCTCGCCGCGCTCGGAAATAGCTCCGAGGTGCGCGTTGCGAAACACCACTCGGCCCAAGGTCTCGCCCACGCCGCGCGCGGCATGTTGGCGCAGCGCGACGCCGCCGTGATCGAAGCGCTGCCGCACATCGCCGTACCGACGCTGCTGCTCGCGGGCGCCAACGACAAACCGTTTCTCGCCGGGATGGATTACATGGCGGCCAAGATTCCGACCGCGACTAAGGTGCTCATCGATGACGCCGGCCATGCACCCAACATCGAGCAGCCCGCCGCGTTCAACGAGGCGGTCGCGAGTTTCCTCGCTCGCGCGGTGCTTAGCTCTGCGCTGCCGTGA
- a CDS encoding DUF4215 domain-containing protein: protein MGSPSAAWLECYNVGILSAPSKTDYNLARAVRGGFLSPLCGNGTVDPGEQCDDSNTTSGDGCSATCQSELSPGGGLAKNDCVSEWLLEPVPTVDRFGRPKHSLDCVDDDPLCDFGAAMGDGVCTFHVALCLNADEHRLACTATDVERIKLLLPNEIKPRDAVDTGNRDAFEGASSGLGGLIRGSCINGGPMHGQFCAAPSDCDSTPGSGNGRCSGRFVGFSPPLTTANSCTSFAAVQVPVRNAAGRLLPGHKVIVVSASPSKDPVSLRPRPADIDVLTLTCKPKP, encoded by the coding sequence ATCGGATCGCCGAGCGCGGCATGGCTCGAGTGCTACAACGTCGGTATCCTGAGCGCGCCGAGCAAGACCGACTACAACCTCGCTCGCGCGGTTCGAGGCGGGTTCCTGTCGCCCTTGTGTGGCAACGGGACGGTCGACCCGGGTGAACAATGCGATGACAGCAATACAACGAGCGGCGATGGCTGCTCCGCGACGTGCCAGAGTGAACTGAGTCCCGGCGGCGGGCTGGCGAAGAACGACTGCGTCAGCGAGTGGCTGCTCGAGCCGGTGCCAACTGTCGATCGGTTTGGGCGGCCGAAACATTCCCTCGACTGTGTCGACGACGATCCGCTGTGCGACTTTGGTGCGGCGATGGGTGATGGCGTGTGTACCTTCCATGTTGCGCTCTGCCTCAATGCGGACGAGCACCGGCTCGCTTGCACGGCAACGGACGTGGAGCGGATCAAACTGCTGCTGCCGAATGAGATCAAACCGCGCGATGCCGTCGACACGGGCAACCGTGATGCGTTTGAGGGTGCGTCGAGCGGCCTCGGTGGCTTGATCCGCGGCTCGTGCATCAACGGCGGGCCGATGCACGGACAGTTCTGCGCGGCGCCGAGCGACTGCGATTCCACACCCGGCAGTGGCAACGGACGCTGTAGCGGACGATTCGTTGGCTTCAGCCCACCACTCACGACCGCAAACTCGTGCACGAGCTTTGCCGCCGTTCAAGTGCCAGTCAGAAATGCGGCCGGCCGCCTTCTGCCTGGGCATAAGGTGATTGTGGTGTCGGCATCACCCTCGAAAGATCCGGTCAGCCTCCGACCGCGGCCGGCCGACATCGATGTTCTCACGCTGACGTGCAAGCCGAAACCGTAG
- a CDS encoding ester cyclase: MTPMEERERREQLVRRHMEAENVHDYAATIATFSHPRYEIIATDRTYDGLAEVQAYFRESRTAFPDQRNELIALRHAEDAVIVEFWLLGTHKGPLLGIEPTGRSFRCRMTAFFIFDATGLICERVYFDSATILRQLTS; encoded by the coding sequence ATGACGCCAATGGAAGAGCGAGAACGCCGCGAACAGCTCGTGCGGCGCCACATGGAAGCCGAGAACGTGCATGACTACGCGGCCACGATCGCGACGTTCTCCCATCCGCGCTACGAGATCATCGCGACCGATCGGACCTACGATGGTCTCGCGGAGGTGCAGGCCTACTTCCGCGAAAGTCGCACCGCATTTCCTGACCAGCGCAATGAGCTGATCGCGCTGCGGCATGCCGAGGACGCGGTGATCGTGGAGTTCTGGCTGCTCGGCACGCACAAGGGTCCGCTGCTTGGGATCGAGCCCACCGGGCGATCGTTTCGTTGCCGCATGACGGCGTTCTTTATCTTCGACGCGACCGGCTTGATCTGCGAGCGCGTCTACTTCGATTCCGCCACCATCCTCCGGCAACTGACGTCGTGA
- a CDS encoding LLM class F420-dependent oxidoreductase, producing MKIGIFLPTFGAGNRPEFLRALAETAEQVGAASLWAPEHVVLVDAYESQYPYSDDGRFPLDPSAGGLGDPFTVLSFLAAVTKTVRLGTGICLVPQRNPVYTAKMVAGLDVLSNGRVDFGVGIGWLKEEFDALEMPFERRAQRTRAYLEIMRRLWTQDEASYADEFYTLPPVHMAPKPVQQPHPPIIFGGESDPALRRVTDIGQGWFGWNLTPEMTTERLAALDRLLNRRGRSRTDVSITISPYTQPARGLDSMKRYRDLGVDEVVHLLPISETPDQVRSAVEWLGEHIIAPSARL from the coding sequence GTGAAGATCGGCATTTTTCTTCCGACATTCGGCGCCGGCAACCGGCCCGAATTCTTGCGCGCGCTCGCCGAAACGGCGGAGCAGGTCGGCGCCGCCAGTCTGTGGGCACCTGAACACGTCGTGCTCGTCGATGCCTACGAGTCGCAGTATCCCTACTCCGACGATGGGCGCTTTCCGCTCGATCCCTCCGCTGGCGGACTCGGTGATCCGTTCACCGTGCTGAGCTTTCTCGCCGCGGTCACCAAGACCGTGCGACTCGGCACCGGCATCTGCCTCGTGCCGCAGCGAAACCCCGTGTACACGGCGAAGATGGTCGCCGGGCTCGATGTGCTGTCGAACGGCCGCGTCGACTTCGGCGTCGGCATCGGTTGGCTCAAAGAAGAGTTCGATGCGTTGGAGATGCCGTTCGAGCGGCGCGCGCAGCGGACGCGCGCGTATCTCGAAATCATGCGCCGTCTGTGGACGCAGGACGAGGCGAGTTACGCCGATGAGTTTTACACGCTACCACCGGTGCACATGGCGCCGAAGCCCGTGCAGCAGCCGCATCCGCCGATCATCTTCGGCGGCGAAAGCGATCCCGCGCTACGCCGCGTCACCGACATCGGCCAAGGCTGGTTCGGTTGGAACCTCACGCCGGAAATGACCACCGAGCGATTGGCGGCCCTCGACCGCCTGCTCAATCGCCGGGGTCGTTCACGCACAGACGTGTCGATCACGATCTCGCCGTACACACAGCCCGCGCGCGGCCTCGATTCGATGAAACGCTACCGCGACCTCGGCGTCGACGAAGTGGTGCACCTCTTGCCGATCTCCGAGACACCCGATCAGGTCCGCTCCGCCGTCGAGTGGTTGGGAGAGCACATCATCGCGCCGTCCGCGCGGCTGTGA
- a CDS encoding BrnT family toxin, with the protein MPTVVEGDFEWDSAKAESNLAKHGISFPEAATVFADPMAVYLDDGSGMGSMVVIGTSLRERLLYVVHVERGARDRIISARSATATERTVYDSGGRR; encoded by the coding sequence ATGCCGACGGTGGTGGAAGGGGACTTCGAGTGGGACTCCGCCAAGGCTGAGTCGAACCTCGCGAAGCACGGCATATCCTTTCCGGAAGCCGCCACGGTTTTCGCGGATCCCATGGCGGTGTATCTCGACGACGGATCAGGAATGGGCAGCATGGTGGTGATAGGAACCTCGCTGCGCGAGCGTCTGCTCTACGTGGTGCACGTCGAGCGTGGCGCCCGCGATCGGATCATCAGCGCAAGGTCCGCCACTGCCACGGAGCGCACCGTCTATGACAGCGGAGGTCGAAGATGA
- a CDS encoding nitroreductase family deazaflavin-dependent oxidoreductase translates to MSEQANPRVRPFAERLHFIPRLIVRHPQALLVRLFRNYIERAPGWVLLTTKGRKTGLPREVLLPCERFDNRVLVISTYGWRSNWMRNIQSHPEVRITCEGQTMDGRADIIEAVLVRQELVSAHPFFVPFPTHLLNAIHRTILRPLWVPFLRWWVRRRPVVVIHVRQ, encoded by the coding sequence ATGTCGGAACAGGCCAATCCAAGAGTTCGACCGTTTGCCGAACGTCTGCACTTCATACCGCGCCTCATCGTTCGCCACCCGCAAGCGCTACTGGTCCGATTGTTCCGAAACTACATCGAGCGCGCGCCAGGCTGGGTGTTGCTGACGACGAAGGGCCGCAAGACCGGACTCCCTCGGGAAGTGCTGCTTCCTTGCGAGCGGTTCGACAACCGCGTGCTGGTCATCTCCACCTACGGGTGGCGCTCGAACTGGATGCGTAACATTCAGAGTCATCCGGAGGTTCGTATTACCTGCGAGGGCCAGACGATGGACGGCCGGGCGGATATCATCGAGGCGGTGCTCGTGCGGCAGGAGCTGGTGTCAGCCCATCCCTTCTTTGTTCCGTTCCCGACCCACCTTCTCAATGCGATTCACCGCACGATCCTGCGACCGCTGTGGGTTCCATTTCTCCGCTGGTGGGTCCGCCGCCGGCCAGTGGTCGTGATCCACGTCCGCCAATAA
- a CDS encoding cytidylate kinase-like family protein, producing MSFRVVCISRAIAAGGETIGETVAQRLAFRYIDEQIITRAAHHAQVDPKLVAAAEHRRPLLQRLLDKLAAAQELAGPVTLATGIPLEVFAAPEPTGYHATDDDMRVLIRAAIHEVASAGNAVIVAHAASLALAGTAGVLRVLVTASPATRAQRLAAAQTISAADATTAIAASDRERRDYFQRFYSVKDELPTHYDIVINTDVLTPEHACNVIVTAAQS from the coding sequence ATGAGTTTTCGAGTCGTCTGTATCTCGCGCGCAATCGCCGCCGGAGGTGAGACCATCGGCGAGACGGTCGCGCAGCGGTTGGCCTTTCGCTACATCGATGAGCAGATCATCACGCGCGCGGCGCATCACGCGCAGGTCGATCCCAAACTGGTTGCTGCCGCCGAACATCGCCGGCCGTTGTTGCAACGGTTACTGGATAAGCTGGCCGCGGCGCAGGAGTTGGCCGGTCCGGTGACGCTGGCGACCGGCATACCGCTCGAAGTTTTCGCCGCGCCCGAGCCGACCGGCTATCACGCCACCGATGACGACATGCGCGTGCTCATCCGCGCCGCCATCCATGAAGTGGCGAGCGCCGGCAACGCGGTGATCGTCGCCCACGCCGCATCGCTCGCGCTCGCCGGGACCGCAGGCGTGCTGCGCGTACTGGTGACCGCATCACCCGCGACTCGCGCCCAGCGCTTGGCGGCGGCGCAAACCATCAGCGCCGCAGACGCCACCACCGCCATCGCCGCATCCGATCGCGAGCGGCGCGACTACTTTCAGCGCTTTTACAGTGTCAAGGACGAGTTGCCGACACACTACGACATCGTCATCAACACCGACGTGCTCACCCCCGAGCATGCGTGCAATGTGATCGTCACGGCAGCGCAGAGCTAA